A stretch of DNA from Triticum dicoccoides isolate Atlit2015 ecotype Zavitan chromosome 2A, WEW_v2.0, whole genome shotgun sequence:
CAGGAGGATAGAATAACCAATACCCTTACTGGTCATTTAATTATGTGCACTATGGATGATCACAAATTATTATGGGTTCTATACACCAAATAATGCTTTCACTTTTCTGTTTAATGTAAAAAAATAGTTTTTCTATTGTTATTGCTTGATGTTCTGCAAGGTTCGGGTTCCTCTTAATTTTCTGGCACTATTGGTTTTgcttgaaggggagccttggcgcagtggtaaagctgctgccttgtgaccatgaggtcattggttcaagtcctggaaacagcctcttacagaaatgtagggaaaggtcaGCAGGTGTTTGTTTGTTGCCTTATTTTGTTATTTTATTTCTGTTGCTTTTTTATTTTCATTtcatttatgttttctcacatttattttctttctttatttttttcttatttttctcaCTTTTTTATCAAACTGGTTTTTATTTTGTTATTTTCTTGGTCGACAGAGAATTAGCTAAATCTCAATCAATTTGAGAGCCGTGGATTCCGGACATCAGGTTTTTTTGTGGTTGACGCTAGGAGAAAAGGTTCCGAGCAAGACTTTCATTTTGCAACATTGTTACAAGGTGGCTCTAAGTAAATAATTGTAAGCTGGGAGAAATTATGAAACAACAGTGAGAAGGTCGAGATTGAGCATCTCAATTGATGCCGACGATGAAGCTGAAGATGGGCAGCGCCGGGTCGGCAATATCCGGGACCCTGTGCCAAACTTTGAACTGGGGCCCATCTTTTGGTGGCGGAGCTACAAAGAAAAATAAATAGGTGGACTAAACTAAATGAGAGACCTGATTATTTTTCTGAAATCGTATATAGTAGTATTTCAGTAATTTGCAAAAATAATAGTATTTCAGTAGAAATATTAAATACTCAGTACCTTTTGTTCTATTGATTACGAGATCAGCATATTCGTCCTTGCAACAATGCAAGCTCGTGGGTGCTTaggaaaacagaagagaacagagggtTAAAGCCAACCTTGGTACACTGAAATCACTAGATGAAAGACAGCAAACAATTTGATAAATGGCAGTAAAATAGCAGGGAAAGTACACCGAAATTTGGAGAGCACTAGGAcatgggcccgtgcgttgcaacgggagaaaaaaaaattACTCCCTCTGTCCATAATATAAGAATGAGACTGAGTAGTATCACACACCCTTTTCCCATTCCTTACCCTACCCGATCCTTATCGTCAGAAAGAACACAGGCACCACAAGTTCAGCAAATTTTCCAGCCTCTACATGATTTCTATTGCATTGTCTCAGCCCATGATCTCTAGTGTACACCACAAGTTCAGCAAATTTTCCAGACATGATTTCTATTGTTAATTATATAGGATTTGTGGAATATTGACATGTATTATCTTCTGCATTAATGTGCGTCTGCGTGTGTCACAGAAATAATAATCGGAGAGAATTAAAATAACAATTCGATAAGAAAAAGATTGGGTAAACTTGACAGCTGGGGTCCATGGTAGAATGAGAACCGTGTAACTAAGAAATATGGCTCAAGTACCACTTTCAGATACCTGTATGGCCAATAGTTGTCAAATCTTACTACCTTATCTAACAATCAATACATATACAATCTGGAAGTTAAATATATGGAAAAACATCTGTAATTTAAGCTATATGTAAACATCAAAGGGAACTGTATGTATTTTGTGGTGTTGCTGGAGAGGATGTTCAGTGGCAGACCACCCCAATTACTGGTAGGCTTTCAGTCCCTACAGCACACAATCAAGTCAAGAGGAGTGCTCATGGATGCATGTCACGATTTTTATTCTTGAAAAAATGTTATGAAGCATGGACAATAAAGTAGGGAACGCGGCGCCACCATGAGGATGCTGTTCCTTCAGTTGTCAGGCCCACCAATGCAAAATCTGCTTCAATCTATACTAAGCAAACAGTACACTGCCGAATCAAACATCGTCACATTTATTCAGTAATTGGCCTAGAAGATATATGCTAGATTGCAGCATAATCTCTAGTGTATTTGCCAACATCATGTCCAGCCACAGTGCATGTAAAAAATCAAACAATACAGAAAACAACCTACTGCTCAGTTACCATCTCTCTAAATAAATCTCTGAAGAACAAAAGCTTGAGGGAAGGGGCAACAACAGGGCAGTTCCTTCAGTTGTCAGCCCCACCAATGCATAAGCTGCTTCAATCTATACTAAGCAATCAGTATACTGCCGAATCAACCATGGTCAGATTTATTCAGTAATTGGCCTAGAAGATATACACTGCCAACATCATGTCCAGCCACAGTGCATGCAAAAAATCAAACAATACAGATACTCTGAACACACAAAAGCTTGAGGGAAGGGGCAACAGCAGGGCTGTTTTTGAGGGAGGTCGAGGCATCACATACCTGTGTTGTAGCCACCGTTGGACTCAGAGTGCTTCTCTGGACCAAGAATTCCGGCGAACACGGTGCCGGTTCCTCCGGCGTACTCAAAGGCGAACTCGGTGCCGGTTCCTCCGGCGTACTCAAAGGCGAACTCGGTGCCTGTTCCTCCAGCGTACTCAAAGGCGACATGATGCGGAGCATAAGCGACGGTGCACTACTCGCTGGTGGCGCTGGCCTGGTTCATGATTCGGGCCAAGAACAATTCAACTTATAGCAGCGAACTCCAATCCGGGTCGGGACGGTTTCTTTGTTTGAGAAGGAGACCTGAGCAGGAGTTTGAGAAGGACAAGGGAGCAGGATTTCCGTcagaaattcaaataaaacacgggAGCAAAAATTCGTCATGGACTCCATCCTCCCGCGCGAGGCGCCACCCGAGCCGCCTTCCGCCCCTTACCGCTGGCGACGGCGAGCGCGGAGCTGGCCTTGACGGCGAGGGCGGCCATCTACTGCCCGGAGAGCGGCCGGCGGAGCATGGACATGGGCAGCGCGAAGTAGAGCCACCCGGGCTGCAGCGCCTCCTCGGCCGCCAGCGCACGGGCGGGCGCGTCGAAGCGGAGCTCGTCGGCGCTGCACAGGAAGCTCGACGCGCTGGCGGCGTCCCCCAGCGCCTCGCCCGCCATGACGGGCGCCGCGAACTGCACCAAAGAGCCGTCTGGGCCGACCACCTTCGCCGTGGCCACACGCCGGCGACGGCCGTCGACGGCGCACGACGGAATGGGCGTAGCCGCCGCCGTTGCCGCAGGAGGAATGGATAAGATGACGGGAGGACAGCGAGTGAAATTCAAATGAGTACagggttttttttgcaaaatgaaACGTTATATAGAGACCCATACTAAAacagggactgcgggttgattttTTATAAACCGAGGGGCTTTTTCGCAAAACGCCAGcgacgacggacgaccagaagcactccgtgctttattagtagggaaagatataAACTAAAATTTAGACAGTCTATCTACGCACTGAAATTTGGATAACTAACaccaactctgaatttttggacaaCAAAACACTAAGATTTGGACAGCACATACAATGAATTTTTGGACAACAAAACACTGAAATTTGGACAGTACATAAACATAATTTGCATTGCAAGAGAAATAAATTTTGGACACCGTCAACAATACTGAATCACTGTGCTACTCGTACGTCATCAACAAGACTGAATCAATGCCAAGAATGAACTGACCAGGCGGAGGGGATCCAAGTGGCCCGTCGCAATGATTCCAGGTTCTTAAGAAGAAGATGTATCCCCCTCCGCGGCGGAGAGACAGCCCGACGAACCGCGCCAGCTCCATGGGCTTCTTGGCGGGCTCGCGCAGCAGATCCTTGTCTTCTTGTACCCTATGGTGGTGGAACGCCCGTGCGGCAGTGGAACGTGCTTGCGTTCCAAAAGTTAATTAGGAATTAGAAGTAGGAGTCGAGGTTAATTAAAAAGAAGGATTAGCCAGCCGGAGGCTACCTATTTTGGCGAGAGGAACTGATGAACTATCGCCGTGTCGCCCGTCGCCGGCGCTCCGGAGTCTGGGTACGATTGATTATGTTTTGGTGAGAGGCGTCGCCGACTCGCCGTGTCGCCCGTCGCCAGAGGCAGGATTCATGTAGGCTGTAGCGCCGCGAGTGGCTTTCGCAATGGATCCGAGGATCTCGTTTCCGATCGAGCAGCGGCCTGCGGACGCTCGACGCTTGGACTCGCGCGGACGCGCTAGCGGCCCAGCGCCCAGGAACGGGGGGCCTATACAAAAATTTGGGGCCCCTAAAATTTATGGGCCCGGCCCTGAAGATGGGTCTCCACTGCTAGCTAGCTCTCGGGCAATAAATTGTGAAGGAGAGAAAGAAGAATGGTGGAGTTGATGGCTACAAAGATGATCGTGACAAAATGCTAGTGATTGATGAGCGCGGACGTTTCCATTCATATATTTTTCAAACAATAAAAACTGATCACATGCACGTGCTCGGGTGTATAAAGTATTGGCGCCGTCTCATcgcagcgccgcttcttcttcCTCGGAGCTCCACAACTCTATcctctctctttgtctctctcaaGAACACATGAGAACACACACGCAAGCACACATTCATCAAGTAGAAAATTAGCTTTGCCTTATCTCTCCCGGTGACAATCACAGGCGCTACATGGTTTCCTTCAGCCCTCACGGCCACTTTCCATTGCTCAATGTGACATATATATACACAGAAGGGCACACAGCCAGCCATCACGTCCGGCCATCACGTCTAGCCACTACTCCAACTAACTCTATGCATGATGCTAATGCCATCCACTCCTATCCACGCGCCACCAACACACGGTCAAGAGCCACCGGCTTGGACTCATTCCATGCAATCTACACTGACTCATCCATGCACTAACTAACTAACCGAGTCACCTGACTAGCTAGTACCGTACTGAACATCACCTAACGTGGTTTATTTTAACATACTTCCCCTAAACCACGATCTCGCCATTGCTGGAGTTGTTGCAACTCCTGTTATTGTCGTCGTCACGGTCGTCGCTCAGCCCGCGGACCCGACCCGGCGCATCGACGCCGGTCACACCGCCACGGACCCGACCTGGCGCACTGACGCCGGTCGCACCGTGCTCCGTCACGACCCCGGCGACATACGCCAAGCTCCTTCTCCGCCGGCGACACACGTCTGGCGTCCCTTTGCGCCCtgcacgtcccgcgcgcacccgacgcgcccgacgagtcCGACCATATcagtgcgtcccgcacgtcccgcgcgcattagacgcgcccgacgagcccgacagcACCAGACGCTCACCGCGTGCCGCCTCCGCGTCAGCCATGGCAGCCGCCAGCGACAAACGCCGGAAGGATGTAGCCGAACTCGAGCACGGACTCGAGCACCACAGCGACATACGCCTCCTCCCAACGTCAACCGCACGCTCGTACGCGCGCCCGCGGTCCCGAcgcgtccagtgcgcacccataacacgcaccggtcgcgcccggCTCGCCGCGGCGGCTTATTGCCCTGCACCGCTGCGACCTCAACCGCAGCGCACCACCTCCATGCCGTCACGCCGCGCCACCGCAGCCtctgcgccaccacgcaggtccACCGCGGCCTCCACGGTTGTCACGCCGAGCCGCCGCGACCTCcgcgccaccacgcaggtcctccgCGACCTCCTCGTCTCCGCGACCACCGTGCTCTTCGCGCGCACGACATCACACCGCACAGTCGCGGACTCGCCGTGCGTCGCCGTCGCCACGCACTCGCCGCGCGCCGCAGCCGATGCCTCCATGCCGGCCGCGCACGCCGCATCCGCCGCGGACGCCACCGCGCGCCACGTCCACCCCTCGAACCTTGTGGCTCTGAATACCAATTATTGGCGCCGTCTCATcgcagcgccgcttcttcttcCTCGGAGCTCCACAACTCTATcctctctctttgtctctctcaaGAACACATGAGAACACACACGCAAGCACACATTCATCAAGTAGAAAATTAGCTTTGCCTTATCTCTCCCGGTGACAATCACAGGCGCTACATGGTTTCCTTCAGCCCTCACGGCCACTTTCCATTGCTCAATGTGACATATATATACACAGAAGGGCACACAGCCAGCCATCACGTCCGGCCATCACGTCTAGCCACTACTCCAACTAACTCTATGCATAATGCTAATGCCATCCACTCCTATCCATGCGCCACCAACACACGGTCAAGAGCCACCGGCTTGGACTCATTCCATGCAATCTACACTGACTCATCCATGCACTAACTAACTAACCGAGTCACCTGACTAGCTAGTACCGTACTGAACATCACCTAACGTGGTTTACTTTAACATAAAGTTCATGTCCCACGGCCATGCACAATCTTCAGCTTTTGGGGAACTATTTTTATAATTACATGCATGTCAACGCATGACATATTAAGTAAAAAAAATTGGGCCCAAGCCCCAAGGCGACAATAATATCGTACCAAGACCTTTTTTTTGAGATTATCATACCAAGACTAAATATTCTAACTtaaaaaaaaagaataaatattCTGAGATCGATTAGGCAGCCGTCGTACCGACCCTGGATGTACGCACGCTTTTCTAATCCGCTGGCGCCACTTTCGTCCATTTCACTGAATGAAACAATTTATCGTAGCTCATGCTCTATAAATAGCATGCTCAAGTCCTAACTCAACACAACAGCAACAAGAACACGGGGTCACGAGCTGCTAACTCCACACCGCACCTCAGCCAGCTGCAGCTTAAGCTCAGTGAGGGTTGCACTGACAAAAATGCAAGGCCTGGCGGCATCTTGCAAGATCGTGCTCGTGATGTTTCTGCTCGGCTTAGGCTTGGCAGGAGCAACCGCCGACAGCCGGAGGAGGGTCGTCTCCAGCAGCCCCGACGAGCCGTGCAAGAAGATGACGCTCTACCTCCACGACATCCTCTACAACGGCGTCAACAACACCGCCAACGCGACGGCGGCGCCGGTGACCAAGCCGACGGACCTGAGCACGTCGCACTGGAGCAACGGCACCTTCTTCGGCATGCTGGTGGTGTTCGACGACCTGGTCACGGAGGGTACGGCGCTGCCGGTCGGCGACAAGGAGCCGGCGGCGCGCGCGCAGGCCTTCTACTTCTACGACAAGAAGGAGTCGTACAACGCGTGGTTCACCTTCTCCCTCGTGTTCGACTCCAAGGCGTACAAGGGCACCCTCAACCTCATGGGCGCCGACCTCATGGACGACGAGACGCGCGACCTCTCCATCGTCGGCGGTACCGGCGACTTCTTCATGGCGCGTGGCATCGCGACGATTCGCACGGACGCCACTGAGGGCTACTTCTACTTCCGCCTCAAGATGGACATCAAGCTCTATGAGTGCTACGTCTGATGATCTGACAGGTTATCAAGAATTCAAGATGGTCATAACACGCACGTACGCGTGTACCTATCAGTACTGAAGGGTGATGTGCCGTTGTTGTTTTTGCTTGCGTGATGAGTTGCATGCATGGGCATGTGGATTGTGTGTCATTCGTGTATGTTGTATGCCCATAAGAGTTTTAATTGTATGGTGCTTTTATTCTGTTCATTTATGAATTTGTTTTTTTTGCGGGAATTTATGAATTTGTTTTGCGGGGTTATGAAAATCTATTTGTATGTTCaagtattttttattttattttttgaaaaggGGGACAAACCCcagcctttgcatctgcatcagctCATGCACACAACcatttatatctatatctatacctactcatAATACTAATACTATATTAATACTAATTTAATATTAATACtatattaattaataattaataataTTAATACTGATGCTATTACAATTTTTAATTTTTAATAATAAAGTAAGGTGTGTTTCTTCAATTGTTTCATCTGTTCACCAACTCTTTTATTTTATGAGATTCTTTACTATCCGAGGTTGTACTATTTTAATAATTTCAATTTTGTTATTGGGCTCTGAAAAATTTGTTCGGTGCTGATATTGGGCCATATTTATGTTACTGGGCTCAGATAAAATAATCGGTGTTGCCTCAAGAAAACTGCTATTAAATAAATTCTATGAGGTAGAAAATTAAAAGAGGGAACAAATTCGGCAGGAAAGAAAGGAATTATAGAAGAAGGAAATAAGAGCATCTCCGGCCGTTGCCCCCCCAGGAGGCTCGAAAAATCGCCGCTGGGAGCGAACCGGTGGTAAAATCGGCCTGGGGGCGATGGGGTTCCCAGCCGATGCCCAAGGTCGGCCCCAAGCGCatgtttttaaaaaaattgaacattTATTTGACTAAAATTCGACGAACAGGACAAATATTTTGGCGAAACAGTGCATTACTTCGGCGAACTGAAATAGTTTCTTACGTAGATAAAATACTTAAAAAGTAAACGCGACTACAGGCCGAATAAGGTGCTGAGAGAGGCGAAGTCGGTgccgtcgccaccgccgtcgtcgttgtcctcgtcgtccttctcctccttcaCGCGGCCGCCCATGCTGGATCCCTGCCCGGCATTGCTCTGGcggaccggtggtggcggcgcgtcGTCATCGCTGTAGTCGAGGATGACGACGCCTCCCTCGTCCCGGCCACGGTGCCGAGCTTCGAACCGCTCGTAGGCGAGGCGCTGGCGCTCCAGCTCCGTCCGCGCCTAGTTGTTGCGCGCCCACTTCAAGGCCGTTGTGTTGTCGAGCTCCTCCTTGACGCCGCCGGCGAGCCCTGGCTCCATCTTCACGACGGcgcgccccggctccgtcttcacggcggcGAGCCCCGGCTCTGTCTTCAGTTTGACGTAGCGCGGAGGAGctgaggaggaggcgcgcctgccgtcctcattgatgacgatgccggcgctgcgggtGCGCTGGCCGAGCGGTGTCTCCGCTGCGGCAGGGCCGACCCTGTGTTTTGGGAGGCCCTAGGCGAACTCGACGACATGGGCCCCTATGTCGTAAGATCATATATATGTATGTGTGCGTGTGATACATAAACATATATATAAGAGTAATCTTTTAACCACACATCTTTAATTTGAAATTTGACTATTATAATTATTGGACAATGCCATATTACGACAGAAATACTCAAAAGATAGCAAAACAAAACTAAAATGACATGATTACCTCAAAAAAGAAACAAATTCGACTCACTCCATTGACAACAATAATACTCCATTGCTTCAAAAAAGGTTTCTTCAGGCGTTTCTTGATGCAAAGTCATTAAGGGcactatcaagatcaacatcagatgAGTTATCATCCGAAAAAGCTTCTTAGGCAACGTAGCATGCTGTGtcctaaaattatataaaagtaaAGAGTATACAAAGAATTAGAAATTTATAGATCGGATAATCGAAACCCTAGATATGGACATAGAATGACTAAAGATTAGGATGGTTGAATGTATACTATGTAGAAGAGTATACATAAAAATTTTGAAACTTCAGATGGATAGTTGAATACCTAGTAAAAAAACTACTCAAATTGAGGGATCGATGAATGAATCAGGAGTCGTGGATATGTACTTTCCTGAGTCCTCACGCTCACATACGTATAACGTATTAACCTATTACCGGATGGCCGGGTTGCCGGCACGGCCGCACAGCGCAACAACAGTCTGCCGGACTGCCGCGCGTAGCAGCGACAACAAGCGGCCAAGGTGCTTCGACGGGCCGACGATACGAGGAAAGATGAATCGACGATTGAAGGCACAAGCCAGATCTTCCGATTGATTTGTTTCACATGTATACGCGTGCGCTGTGCGGCCGTCGTGGCTGATGCTTCGCTAATCTCTACCTAGCTACCTTTTTTTTAACTTTCTACCTAGCTACCTGACGGGCCGAGCACATCTCATTTATTTTTCCACACAATTTTTTCCTTATCTATTTTTTTGCTTATACTCTATATGTATACACATCATGGGCCCCCCTTCGGCCTGGGCCCTGGGCCGCCGCCCCTCTGCCCatgccccagggccggccctgcatTGCGGGCTTGGCCTTGACGCCGAACACCGCCGGCgagccggaggagtgggaagaggagcaggaggaggagtgagaggaggaagacaaggaggagccgaacctcctagGCATCCGTTGCCCGGCGCTCCGGCGAGGGACCGGGGCGGCGGCCACGGCAGGGTATGCCAGCGGCGGGTCATTGCCCACTCGAGGTACTGGAGTACCTCGTGGAGCGTGCGGCCGGGGGCGTCCCACCATAGGCGGCGCCCCTAGCTGTTTTGGACGCCCCCACCACCGGTGCCCCGTTGGTGGACGCCCGCCGCTACGCCTACCGGCGTTGGAAGTACGCCGTCCAcgacgcgtggttgtcggcggcgtaccgcGGGAGGGCGCGCTGCTCCTCCGGCAGCGACGCCCGCACACGGTCAACCTCGGCGGCGAAGAGGTCGGGATGCGCGTCGACATCGGGCACCGGAGGAATCGGGACTCCGCCGGCGCTGAGTCTCCACCACGGCGGCCCGGGGCGCATGTCCGGTGGCGCCGAGACGTTCGCCTCGAAGAAGAGATAGGCCTCCCACTCGTGGAGCGAGAGGCgggcgaagccgttggccgccgccccgTCGGCGGGGAACCGCTCGGCCATCGGGTGGGcttggggagagagggagggggaagGTTGGCGGTGGCTGCGCACGGGGAGAGGCGGAGCTCGGCGTCGGCTGTGGGCGGGTGTGGCCAAAGGTGAGGGGAGGCCCTGCTTTTATAGCCGCGCGCCATGGGTACGCGTGGCGGGAAGGGAGGCGTCGCCGCACCGCCCGTGAAGCGCCCCCCCATGGGGAatccaatggcaaggctgaccgacgACAGCCTTGTCATTGATTCCACGCGAGAAATCGAGGCGTTGTGAGGACGACGAGGCGagtgtcgctgactcggcgggcctgcAGCTCTTTCACGCTAAAaccgctcgccccggcgccccctagcgcgccgggttcggcttgGGTC
This window harbors:
- the LOC119359110 gene encoding dirigent protein 5-like, giving the protein MQGLAASCKIVLVMFLLGLGLAGATADSRRRVVSSSPDEPCKKMTLYLHDILYNGVNNTANATAAPVTKPTDLSTSHWSNGTFFGMLVVFDDLVTEGTALPVGDKEPAARAQAFYFYDDETRDLSIVGGTGDFFMARGIATIRTDATEGYFYFRLKMDIKLYECYV